The Verrucomicrobiota bacterium genome includes a region encoding these proteins:
- a CDS encoding metallophosphoesterase → MPCGFVALLFLLCLAWVPLHGATVTLGVIGDYGSGDTNEANVARLVKSWNPDLIITVGDNNYDYGAAETIDENVGQFYHEYIAPYHGRYGAGALTNRFFPTLGNHDWWVPMAKPYLDYFTLPGNGRYYGIRHGPVELFAVDSDAFEPDGNSPLSRQAAWLKRRLSLAKAPWRIVYFHESPYSSGNWHGSHWHECDQMRWPFAEWGASVVLSGHDHTYERVHTNNLVYFINGLGGGRKDTFFTEPVPGSAMRYSAEHGAMRIDATETNLVLRFINWQGQTQDRYELKKP, encoded by the coding sequence GTGCCCTGTGGATTTGTCGCCCTTCTGTTTCTGCTGTGTCTAGCTTGGGTGCCACTTCATGGCGCGACCGTTACCCTCGGTGTCATTGGCGATTATGGGTCGGGCGATACGAATGAGGCCAACGTGGCGCGCCTGGTAAAAAGTTGGAATCCAGACCTGATTATTACCGTGGGCGATAATAATTACGATTATGGCGCGGCGGAAACAATTGATGAAAATGTCGGTCAGTTCTACCATGAATATATTGCGCCGTACCATGGTCGTTATGGCGCGGGGGCGCTGACCAACCGTTTTTTTCCCACCCTGGGCAACCATGATTGGTGGGTGCCGATGGCCAAGCCGTATCTGGATTATTTTACGCTGCCTGGCAATGGACGCTACTACGGCATCCGGCATGGCCCGGTGGAATTATTCGCGGTGGACAGCGACGCGTTTGAACCGGATGGCAACTCACCCTTATCGCGGCAGGCGGCGTGGTTGAAGCGGCGTCTGTCCCTTGCCAAAGCACCGTGGCGCATTGTGTATTTCCATGAATCACCCTATTCCAGCGGTAATTGGCATGGGAGCCACTGGCATGAGTGCGACCAGATGCGCTGGCCGTTTGCAGAATGGGGAGCCAGCGTGGTGCTCAGCGGGCATGACCACACCTACGAGCGTGTGCATACCAATAACCTCGTGTATTTTATCAATGGCTTGGGTGGCGGTAGAAAAGATACTTTTTTCACGGAACCGGTGCCGGGCAGCGCGATGCGCTATAGCGCGGAACACGGTGCCATGCGTATTGATGCCACGGAAACCAATCTGGTCCTGCGATTTATCAACTGGCAGGGGCAAACACAAGACCGGTATGAGTTGAAGAAACCCTGA
- the tadA gene encoding tRNA adenosine(34) deaminase TadA, translating into MSDEPIIDLQSDLYFMGEALRQATKAFEAEEVPVGAVIVREGRIIARAWNQVELLKDATAHAEMLALTQAQERMGDWRLTDCTLYVTKEPCAMCAGAIVHTRLAQVVFGASDPKAGAAGGALNLLQFPTFNHRCAITAGVRVEECRALLREFFAQQREKNKKLDGESDE; encoded by the coding sequence ATGAGTGACGAACCGATCATTGATTTGCAGAGCGATCTCTATTTCATGGGGGAAGCGCTGCGCCAGGCCACCAAAGCATTTGAGGCGGAGGAAGTGCCCGTGGGTGCGGTGATTGTGCGCGAGGGGCGTATTATCGCGCGCGCCTGGAACCAGGTTGAACTGCTCAAGGACGCCACCGCCCACGCTGAGATGTTGGCGCTTACCCAGGCCCAGGAACGCATGGGCGATTGGCGGCTGACGGATTGCACACTGTACGTGACCAAGGAACCTTGCGCGATGTGTGCTGGCGCGATTGTCCACACGCGGCTGGCGCAAGTGGTCTTTGGCGCGAGCGATCCCAAGGCAGGCGCGGCGGGCGGGGCGTTGAACTTGCTCCAATTTCCCACGTTTAACCATCGCTGTGCCATTACTGCCGGGGTGCGGGTGGAGGAATGTCGCGCTTTGCTGCGGGAGTTCTTTGCCCAACAGCGGGAGAAAAATAAAAAGCTGGATGGAGAAAGCGATGAATGA
- the hpt gene encoding hypoxanthine phosphoribosyltransferase, with translation MRSLSQAAASGGKDRTTGAQVGTRRLPPPVRWREEIEYVLISETQIARRVRALTRQLQHDFTGRDVLVVSLLTGTVMFLADLVRHLELPLRLDFMGVSSYGAGTTSGKLVFTKELRLEAKGRDVLLVDDILDTGRTLKRVTEKLHALAPNSVRICVLLDKKARRLEPIEADYVGFVIPDAFVVGYGMDYAERYRNLPFIGVLKPSVYQRV, from the coding sequence ATGAGATCACTCAGTCAAGCCGCTGCCAGTGGCGGCAAAGATCGCACGACGGGCGCGCAAGTCGGCACCCGCCGGTTACCGCCGCCGGTTCGCTGGCGAGAGGAAATCGAATATGTGCTCATCAGCGAGACGCAAATTGCACGGCGCGTACGCGCATTGACCCGTCAACTCCAGCATGATTTTACCGGGCGCGACGTCTTGGTGGTATCCTTGCTTACCGGGACGGTGATGTTTCTGGCGGATCTGGTACGCCATCTTGAATTGCCATTACGGCTCGACTTCATGGGAGTGTCCAGCTACGGCGCGGGCACTACTTCGGGCAAGCTCGTTTTCACCAAGGAACTCCGGCTGGAAGCCAAAGGGCGCGATGTGTTGCTGGTGGATGACATTCTGGATACGGGACGCACCCTCAAGCGCGTCACCGAGAAATTGCACGCGCTGGCCCCCAATTCTGTTCGCATTTGCGTACTACTGGATAAAAAAGCGCGACGTTTGGAGCCCATTGAGGCGGATTATGTTGGTTTCGTAATTCCTGATGCGTTTGTCGTGGGCTACGGCATGGATTACGCTGAGCGTTATCGCAACCTGCCGTTTATCGGTGTGTTAAAACCGTCCGTATATCAACGCGTTTGA